A portion of the Jatrophihabitans sp. genome contains these proteins:
- a CDS encoding amino acid adenylation domain-containing protein, whose translation MTTSEQSTDRSENELAADETRLALSFAQEQLWFLEQMAPGQTTYNILLAWRLEGALDVDVLQRSLAVVVARHGALRSLIRSADGTPYQVVQPPADVELAVLDLTALTAQAQQGALEEALEKQAATAFDMENGPLCRFTLFKLGPQQHAFAVEFHHIVMDGWSTSTFNADLAKAYQALVSGRSPEFPELELDYAEYAARQRQRLQGEELEAELRYWQEKLSALPTLDLPADRRRPASANHSGANLMWQFSPELLAAARALAQQHHVSLYVVLVAAFKLVVSRYTGHYDIPVGVPMLGRTEPELEAVVGLFINMTVLRSDLSGDPTFAELLERVADASLDLYEHQEVPFHQVVDRVAPTRDPSRNPLFQVAVQLLGTGVSGGALPLPGIESELLEQKSANARFDLSMSFMEGEDQLGLIAEYSTDLFDKWRIQAMMGHLQTVLETVTKTPSLRLSQVALLSEKEQRSLVELGKGEVVPYEQEPLHIGFAKRVAANPDAIAVVCKGVEVSYAELNRRAEHLARHLRSLGLQHGQVVAVVIDRDVDAYVIMLGVLKAGGAFAMLDPQHPPARLQFMIEDTSAPIVITRSDLDGRLPEPAGWSTVWIDKDWPSIEAHALAEPLEEWATRDSVAYVLYTSGSTGTPKGVVMAHRGVSFYAEAYRRTFDVGPHDRLLQLPALSFDMSQGEIWTAFLVGARVVAVSPEEGQSAEGLAQLMRDQRVTYAGLSPAMLSLVEAGPYPDLKYVMGGAEAVPAELVNKWNLPGRRFVNLYGPTEASIACTEYECEHIEWQTSPPIGHAQVNRQLYIVDEFMHLVPPGIPGELLVGGEDGALALGYLNRPDLTAEKFVPDPYYPERLVYRTGDLVRWNRQGEIDFLGRIDTQVKLRGLRIELGEIEAALLTHPAVRMAVVVMRPNRQGDNQLVGYLTSKGDQAPDLREVRDHLATRLPEYMVPTAWVVLDAFPLTAARKIDRKALPEPEDQAPELNSAVVEARTPTERAVVDIFADVLGVDAGSLGVNTGLFDIGGSSLQAMRVVSRINKGFKVKINIRKLYANATVEAISATIDELVAAKTGPASV comes from the coding sequence GCCCAGGAACAACTCTGGTTCCTCGAGCAAATGGCTCCCGGACAGACCACCTACAACATCCTGTTGGCCTGGCGCCTTGAAGGCGCGCTGGACGTCGACGTCCTCCAAAGATCCCTCGCGGTGGTGGTCGCCCGGCATGGCGCGCTACGTTCCCTGATCCGTTCTGCCGACGGCACGCCCTACCAGGTGGTCCAACCACCGGCTGACGTGGAGCTTGCCGTCCTCGACCTCACCGCTTTGACGGCGCAAGCCCAACAGGGCGCGCTGGAAGAAGCGCTGGAGAAGCAGGCCGCGACGGCCTTCGACATGGAGAACGGCCCGCTCTGCCGGTTCACGCTCTTCAAGCTGGGGCCGCAGCAGCACGCTTTCGCCGTGGAGTTCCACCACATCGTGATGGACGGCTGGTCCACCTCCACGTTCAACGCAGACCTCGCTAAGGCCTACCAGGCCCTGGTGTCCGGGCGAAGCCCGGAGTTTCCAGAGCTCGAACTGGACTACGCCGAGTACGCCGCGCGGCAACGGCAGCGGCTGCAGGGCGAAGAGCTCGAAGCCGAGCTGCGGTACTGGCAGGAGAAGCTGAGCGCCCTTCCGACCCTGGACCTGCCCGCTGACCGGCGCAGGCCGGCCTCGGCCAACCACAGCGGCGCCAACCTGATGTGGCAGTTCTCGCCGGAGTTGCTGGCTGCCGCGCGTGCTCTGGCTCAGCAGCACCACGTGTCCTTGTACGTGGTGCTGGTCGCGGCGTTCAAGCTGGTGGTGAGCCGGTACACCGGCCACTACGACATCCCGGTCGGCGTTCCGATGCTGGGACGGACAGAGCCTGAACTCGAAGCGGTCGTCGGCTTGTTCATCAACATGACGGTGTTGCGCTCGGACCTGTCCGGCGACCCGACGTTCGCCGAGTTGCTGGAGCGGGTGGCCGACGCGAGCCTGGATCTGTACGAGCACCAGGAGGTCCCCTTCCACCAGGTCGTGGACCGGGTGGCTCCGACCCGCGATCCCAGCCGCAACCCGCTGTTCCAGGTCGCAGTCCAGTTGCTGGGGACCGGCGTGTCCGGCGGCGCCTTGCCGTTGCCAGGGATCGAATCCGAGCTGCTGGAGCAGAAGTCGGCCAACGCCCGCTTCGACCTGTCGATGAGCTTCATGGAAGGCGAGGACCAGCTCGGCCTCATCGCCGAGTACTCCACCGACTTGTTCGACAAGTGGCGCATCCAAGCCATGATGGGTCACCTTCAGACAGTGCTGGAGACCGTCACCAAGACGCCGTCCCTGCGCCTGTCCCAGGTAGCCCTGCTGTCGGAGAAGGAGCAGCGGTCACTGGTCGAGCTCGGCAAGGGCGAGGTGGTCCCCTACGAGCAGGAGCCGCTGCACATCGGCTTCGCCAAGCGCGTCGCCGCCAATCCCGATGCCATAGCGGTGGTCTGCAAGGGCGTCGAGGTCAGTTACGCCGAGCTCAACCGCCGGGCCGAGCACCTGGCCAGGCACCTGCGCTCTCTCGGGCTGCAGCACGGGCAGGTGGTGGCCGTCGTGATCGACCGCGACGTCGACGCCTACGTCATCATGCTGGGAGTGCTCAAGGCCGGCGGCGCGTTCGCGATGCTGGATCCGCAACACCCGCCGGCTCGCCTGCAGTTCATGATCGAGGACACCTCCGCGCCGATCGTGATCACCCGGTCAGACCTCGACGGCCGGCTGCCCGAGCCCGCCGGATGGTCGACCGTCTGGATCGACAAGGACTGGCCGAGCATCGAGGCTCATGCGCTGGCCGAGCCCCTGGAAGAGTGGGCCACCCGCGACTCCGTCGCCTACGTCCTCTACACCTCGGGCTCCACCGGCACCCCCAAGGGTGTCGTGATGGCCCATCGCGGGGTCTCCTTCTACGCCGAGGCCTACCGGCGCACCTTCGACGTCGGGCCCCATGACCGGTTGCTGCAGTTGCCGGCGTTGAGCTTCGACATGTCGCAGGGCGAGATCTGGACCGCCTTCCTGGTCGGCGCCCGAGTGGTCGCGGTGTCCCCGGAGGAAGGCCAGTCCGCCGAGGGCCTGGCACAGCTGATGCGCGACCAGCGCGTAACCTACGCCGGACTGTCCCCGGCGATGCTCTCGCTGGTGGAGGCTGGGCCCTACCCCGATCTCAAGTACGTGATGGGTGGCGCCGAGGCGGTGCCCGCCGAGCTGGTCAACAAGTGGAACCTGCCGGGTCGCCGATTCGTCAACCTCTACGGTCCGACCGAGGCCTCGATCGCCTGCACCGAATACGAGTGCGAGCACATCGAGTGGCAGACCTCTCCACCGATCGGGCATGCCCAGGTCAACCGGCAGCTCTACATCGTCGACGAGTTCATGCACCTCGTGCCACCAGGCATTCCCGGCGAGCTGCTGGTGGGCGGTGAGGACGGGGCGTTGGCCCTGGGCTACCTCAACCGTCCCGATCTGACCGCGGAGAAGTTCGTGCCCGATCCCTACTACCCCGAGCGGCTGGTCTACCGCACCGGCGACCTGGTGCGATGGAACCGTCAGGGTGAGATCGACTTCCTGGGCCGGATCGACACCCAGGTCAAGCTTCGTGGCCTGCGTATCGAACTCGGTGAGATCGAGGCGGCGCTGCTGACCCATCCCGCGGTTCGGATGGCGGTCGTGGTGATGCGCCCGAACCGTCAGGGTGACAACCAGCTGGTCGGGTACCTGACCAGCAAGGGCGATCAGGCTCCTGACCTCCGAGAGGTCCGAGATCACCTGGCGACTCGACTGCCGGAGTACATGGTGCCCACCGCGTGGGTGGTGCTCGACGCGTTCCCGCTGACCGCCGCCCGCAAGATCGACCGCAAGGCCCTGCCCGAGCCGGAGGACCAGGCGCCGGAGCTGAACTCGGCCGTCGTCGAAGCGCGCACCCCGACCGAGCGGGCCGTGGTCGACATCTTCGCCGACGTGTTGGGCGTCGATGCCGGCAGTCTGGGCGTCAACACCGGCCTGTTCGATATCGGCGGCAGCTCCCTGCAGGCCATGCGGGTCGTCAGCAGGATC